Proteins encoded together in one Coffea arabica cultivar ET-39 chromosome 2c, Coffea Arabica ET-39 HiFi, whole genome shotgun sequence window:
- the LOC113727851 gene encoding S-adenosylmethionine synthase 3, translating to MDTFLFTSESVNEGHPDKLCDQISDAVLDACLEQDPDSKVACETCTKTNMVMVFGEITTKANVDYEKIVRDTCRNIGFISDDVGLDADNCKVLVNIEQQSPDIAQGVHGHLTKRPEEIGAGDQGHMFGYATDETPELMPLSHVLATKLGARLTEVRKNGTCPWLRPDGKTQVTVEYCNDNGAMVPVRVHTVLISTQHDETVTNDEIAKDLKEHVIKTVIPEKYLDEKTIFHLNPSGRFVIGGPHGDAGLTGRKIIIDTYGGWGAHGGGAFSGKDPTKVDRSGAYIVRQAAKSIVASGLARRCIVQVSYAIGVPEPLSVFVDTYGTGKIPDKEILKIVKENFDFRPGMIAIHLDLKRGGNSRFLKTAAYGHFGRDDGDFTWEVAKSLKWEKPQN from the coding sequence ATGGATACCTTCTTGTTTACCTCTGAATCTGTAAATGAGGGACATCCAGACAAGCTCTGTGATCAGATATCTGATGCAGTGCTTGATGCCTGCCTTGAACAAGATCCTGACAGCAAAGTTGCTTGCGAGACTTGCACCAAGACCAACATGGTAATGGTTTTTGGTGAGATCACCACCAAAGCAAATGTTGACTATGAGAAGATTGTGCGCGACACATGCCGCAACATTGGATTTATCTCTGATGATGTTGGTCTTGACGCTGATAACTGCAAGGTCCTAGTTAATATTGAGCAACAGAGCCCTGACATTGCTCAGGGTGTCCATGGTCACCTTACCAAGCGCCCTGAAGAGATTGGTGCTGGTGACCAGGGTCACATGTTTGGCTATGCCACAGATGAGACACCCGAGTTGATGCCTCTCAGCCATGTTCTTGCAACTAAACTTGGTGCACGTTTAACTGAAGTCCGCAAGAATGGAACCTGCCCTTGGTTGAGACCTGATGGCAAGACCCAAGTCACCGTTGAATACTGCAATGACAATGGAGCAATGGTTCCAGTCAGGGTCCACACTGTTCTCATTTCCACTCAGCACGATGAGACTGTCACCAACGATGAGATTGCCAAGGATCTCAAGGAGCATGTCATCAAGACTGTTATTCCTGAGAAGTATCTTGATGAGAAGACTATCTTCCACCTCAATCCTTCTGGCCGTTTTGTGATTGGTGGCCCTCATGGAGATGCTGGTCTCACTGGTCGTAAAATCATCATTGACACCTACGGCGGTTGGGGTGCCCATGGTGGTGGTGCCTTCTCTGGTAAGGACCCAACAAAGGTTGACAGGAGTGGTGCCTACATTGTTAGGCAGGCTGCCAAGAGCATTGTTGCTAGTGGTCTAGCTCGCAGGTGCATAGTCCAGGTCTCTTATGCCATCGGTGTTCCAGAGCCATTGTCTGTGTTTGTTGACACTTACGGCACCGGAAAGATACCAGACAAGGAAATTTTGAAGATTGTGAAGGAGAACTTCGATTTCAGGCCAGGGATGATTGCAATTCACTTGGACTTGAAGAGGGGTGGCAATTCCCGATTCTTGAAAACGGCTGCCTATGGCCACTTCGGAAGAGATGATGGTGACTTCACTTGGGAGGTTGCCAAGTCCCTTAAATGGGAGAAGCCCCAGAATTAG
- the LOC113724654 gene encoding terpene synthase 10-like, which yields MAQFTTLFSERQPTFHYSLGHGLTFKTSAILSTSSSCSISPPVKTLLVTSKLGEQQLLRRSGNYQPSTWDFCYVESLSNQYSGKRYINRCLVLKEQVKMMLDEEVDLLIQLKLIDDLQRLGIAYHFQNKIQSILSGVYKENHLGNTSREKDLYATALEFRLLRQHGFDVSQEVFNCFKNEKGNFKANLCEDIKGMLHLYEASFLLVESESTLEMAREFSSECLENVLNHEGISEELILLAQHSLELPLHWRMQRLEARWFIDMYEKRANRNPTLLDLAKIDFNLVQATHQDDLQYASRWWQSTCLAENLAFARDRLVENFFWTVGVIFDPQQGYCRRMSTRVNALVTTIDDVYDVYGTLDELELFTAAVERWDLGVIDQLPSYLKLCYFALYNSINEMAYDVMKEQGVHVISYLKNSWTDLCKAYLQEAKWYHSGYVPTLQEYLDNAWISISAPVILVHAYFFVSNPITNEALECLDRYHNIIRCSAMILRLADDLGTSTDELQRGDVPKSIQCYMNESGASEEEAREHTRFLIGEAWKQMNKERVADSPFSQTFIGMAMNLGRMAQCMYQYGDGHGSSNSQTKDRIRALLLDPVGLSF from the exons ATGGCACAATTCACAACCTTGTTTTCCGAGAGACAACCAACTTTCCACTACAGTTTAGGGCATGGACTAACCTTCAAAACCAGCGCAATTTTAAGTACATCTTCATCCTGTAGTATTTCTCCTCCTGTGAAGACCCTTTTAGTCACTTCTAAGCTTGGGGAACAACAGCTATTGAGACGATCAGGAAATTACCAGCCTTCCACCTGGGATTTCTGCTACGTGGAATCACTATCAAATCAATATTCA GGAAAGAGGTACATAAATAGATGTCTTGTGCTGAAGGAGCAAGTGAAAATGATGCTGGACGAGGAGGTGGATCTGTTAATTCAGTTGAAGTTAATCGATGACCTACAAAGGCTTGGAATAGCTTACCACTTCCAGAACAAAATCCAGTCAATTTTGAGTGGAGTATACAAGGAAAATCACTTGGGAAATACTTCACGTGAAAAGGATTTATATGCAACAGCTCTGGAATTTAGACTCCTGAGACAACATGGTTTTGATGTCTCCCAAG AGGTCTTCAATTGTTTCAAGAATGAGAAAGGAAATTTTAAGGCCAACCTTTGCGAAGACATCAAGGGAATGCTTCATTTGTATGAAGCTTCGTTCCTTCTAGTAGAAAGCGAAAGCACGTTGGAGATGGCTAGGGAATTCTCATCTGAATGTCTCGAGAACGTCCTCAATCATGAAGGGATCAGTGAAGAACTTATTCTCCTGGCGCAACATTCTCTGGAGCTTCCACTACACTGGAGAATGCAGCGCTTGGAGGCTAGGTGGTTCATAGACATGTATGAGAAGAGAGCTAATAGAAATCCTACTCTACTTGATCTTGCAAAAATAGACTTCAATCTTGTTCAAGCAACACATCAGGATGATCTCCAATATGCATCAAG GTGGTGGCAGAGCACATGTCTAGCAGAAAATTTGGCCTTTGCAAGGGACAGATTGGTGGAAAATTTCTTTTGGACAGTAGGAGTTATCTTTGACCCGCAACAAGGGTATTGCCGTAGAATGTCAACAAGAGTCAATGCTTTGGTAACGACAATAGACGACGTATACGATGTTTATGGAACTTTGGATGAACTCGAACTTTTTACTGCTGCTGTTGAAAG ATGGGATCTTGGCGTCATAGATCAACTTCCGAGCTACCTGAAATTATGTTACTTTGCACTTTACAACTCAATCAATGAAATGGCTTATGACGTTATGAAAGAGCAAGGCGTTCATGTCATTTCATACCTGAAAAATTCG TGGACAGATCTATGCAAAGCTTACTTGCAAGAGGCCAAATGGTACCACAGTGGTTATGTACCAACATTACAAGAGTACCTTGATAATGCATGGATTTCAATATCAGCTCCTGTGATACTTGTGCATGCTTATTTCTTCGTAAGCAACCCGATAACGAATGAAGCTCTGGAATGCTTAGACAGATATCACAACATAATTCGATGTTCAGCGATGATTTTGCGCCTTGCAGACGACTTGGGAACATCCACA GATGAGTTGCAAAGAGGTGATGTACCAAAATCAATCCAATGTTACATGAATGAAAGCGGTGCATCCGAAGAAGAGGCACGCGAACACACAAGATTCTTGATCGGTGAAGCATGGAAACAGATGAACAAAGAACGAGTTGCAGACTCACCATTCTCTCAAACGTTTATTGGAATGGCAATGAACCTTGGCAGGATGGCTCAGTGCATGTACCAGTACGGTGATGGTCATGGTAGTTCTAACTCCCAGACTAAAGATCGTATTCGAGCATTACTACTGGATCCTGTTGGTCTTTCATTTTAG